In a single window of the Streptomyces sp. HUAS ZL42 genome:
- a CDS encoding MFS transporter: MTSTLQPAITTEAVKRPGRWLALSVLVLAVLLVAVDATVLGLATPYISEDLKPSGTQLLWIGDVYSFVIAGLLVSMGSLGDRIGRKRILLGGATAFGAMSVLNAYATTPETMILARALLGVAGATLMPATLALIRNLFHDPRERSVAVGIWGATASAGTAIGPIAGGFLLEHFWWGSVFLINLPVMAVLVLVGIRTLPESRNPNPGPWDPVSVVLSLVGMIGIVYAVKEAATHGLAWATLGAGLAGAAALYGFVRRQLTLPTPLLDMRLFRDRGFSAAVLADLLTVLGLSGLVFFLSQYLQLVQGRRPFEAGLAELPAAVGAVAAGLVAGRAARRYSVRAVVAGGLAAVGLALASLTLIGQSTGYPLLGTALLVVGIGAGFSFTVTADVILGSVPKEQAGAASAVSETAYELGAALGIAVLGSIVTGVYRGFAGPAGVPAGAHESLGGAVEASADLPPHTAAALLDAARQSFVDGLALASGIGATVLGATAAAAWFLLRGQRLDSRL, encoded by the coding sequence ATGACCAGCACCCTGCAGCCGGCGATCACGACCGAGGCGGTGAAGCGCCCGGGCCGCTGGCTCGCGCTCTCCGTCCTCGTGCTGGCCGTGCTGCTGGTGGCCGTGGACGCCACCGTCCTCGGCCTCGCGACCCCCTACATCAGCGAAGACCTCAAGCCGTCCGGCACTCAGCTGCTCTGGATAGGCGACGTCTACTCGTTCGTCATCGCCGGTCTGCTCGTCTCCATGGGCAGCCTCGGCGACCGCATCGGCCGCAAGCGGATCCTGCTCGGCGGAGCCACGGCGTTCGGCGCGATGTCCGTCCTCAACGCCTACGCGACGACGCCGGAGACGATGATCCTGGCCCGTGCGCTGCTCGGCGTCGCGGGCGCCACCCTGATGCCGGCCACGCTCGCCCTGATCCGCAACCTCTTCCACGACCCCCGCGAACGCAGCGTCGCCGTCGGAATCTGGGGCGCCACCGCGTCCGCGGGCACGGCGATCGGGCCGATAGCCGGCGGCTTCCTGCTCGAGCACTTCTGGTGGGGCTCGGTCTTCCTCATCAACCTGCCGGTGATGGCGGTTCTCGTCCTCGTCGGCATCAGGACACTTCCCGAGTCCCGCAACCCGAACCCCGGCCCGTGGGACCCCGTCAGCGTCGTGCTGTCGCTCGTCGGCATGATCGGCATCGTGTACGCGGTCAAGGAGGCCGCGACGCACGGCTTGGCGTGGGCCACGCTCGGCGCGGGGCTGGCCGGCGCGGCCGCCCTGTACGGCTTCGTACGCCGCCAGCTCACCCTGCCGACCCCGCTGCTGGACATGCGCCTGTTCCGCGACCGCGGTTTCAGCGCGGCCGTCCTGGCCGACCTGCTGACGGTACTCGGGCTGTCCGGGCTGGTGTTCTTCCTCTCCCAGTACCTGCAACTCGTGCAGGGCAGGCGGCCGTTCGAGGCGGGTCTGGCCGAGCTGCCCGCCGCGGTCGGCGCGGTGGCGGCAGGCCTCGTCGCCGGCCGGGCGGCCCGGCGTTACTCCGTACGCGCCGTGGTCGCCGGCGGCCTCGCGGCGGTAGGCCTCGCGCTGGCCTCCCTCACCCTGATCGGTCAGTCCACCGGCTATCCGCTGCTCGGCACCGCCCTGCTGGTGGTCGGCATCGGCGCGGGCTTCTCGTTCACGGTGACCGCCGACGTGATCCTGGGCTCCGTACCCAAGGAGCAGGCGGGCGCGGCCTCCGCGGTCTCCGAAACGGCCTACGAACTCGGCGCGGCCCTGGGGATCGCGGTACTGGGCTCGATCGTGACGGGCGTGTACCGGGGTTTTGCGGGCCCGGCAGGCGTTCCGGCCGGGGCGCATGAATCGCTGGGTGGCGCGGTGGAGGCGTCAGCCGACCTGCCGCCTCACACCGCCGCGGCACTGCTGGACGCCGCCCGGCAGTCCTTCGTCGACGGACTGGCGCTGGCGTCGGGCATAGGCGCGACAGTGCTGGGCGCGACCGCGGCGGCAGCATGGTTCCTGCTCCGTGGCCAACGGCTCGACAGCAGGCTTTAA
- a CDS encoding lysophospholipid acyltransferase family protein, whose protein sequence is MSRFALIKAVLGPVMRLMFRPRVEGAEHIPGAGPVILAGNHLTFIDSMILPLVCDRQVFFIGKDEYVTGKGLKGRLMAWFFTGVGMIPVDRDGGKGGVAALMTGRRILEEGRVFGIYPEGTRSPDGRLYRGRTGIARLTLMTGAPVVPFAMIGTDKIQPGGAGMPRPSRVTVRFGEAMEFSRYEGMDRDRYVLRAVTDSVMTEVMRLSGQEYVDMYATKAKAA, encoded by the coding sequence TTGTCCCGCTTCGCGCTCATCAAGGCAGTGCTCGGACCGGTCATGCGCCTGATGTTCCGCCCCCGGGTGGAAGGCGCTGAGCACATCCCGGGCGCCGGTCCGGTCATCCTGGCCGGCAACCACCTCACGTTCATCGACTCGATGATCCTGCCCCTGGTCTGTGACCGTCAGGTCTTCTTCATCGGCAAGGACGAGTACGTCACCGGCAAGGGCCTCAAGGGCCGGCTGATGGCCTGGTTCTTCACCGGCGTCGGCATGATCCCGGTCGACCGGGACGGCGGCAAGGGGGGTGTCGCGGCGCTGATGACCGGCCGCCGGATCCTCGAGGAGGGCAGGGTCTTCGGCATCTACCCGGAGGGCACGCGGTCGCCCGACGGGCGGCTGTACCGCGGGCGAACGGGTATCGCGCGGCTGACGCTGATGACGGGTGCACCGGTGGTGCCCTTCGCCATGATCGGGACGGACAAGATCCAGCCGGGTGGGGCGGGGATGCCGCGGCCCAGCAGGGTCACGGTCCGTTTCGGTGAGGCGATGGAGTTCTCGCGGTACGAGGGGATGGACCGTGACCGGTATGTGCTGCGGGCTGTGACCGACTCCGTGATGACTGAGGTCATGCGGTTGTCCGGGCAGGAGTACGTGGACATGTACGCGACGAAGGCGAAGGCTGCGTAA
- a CDS encoding RNA polymerase sigma factor: MRYDMVAALRPLLAAEATAEAHATGAEPADLEQAVWLRLLEHLDTDGPPLDPPAWLRRAVRSEARRTLRTARLERPYDTEPADEPDRGPEHLALAAARGRALREAVRRLPGRCPRLMEALLSPQDLTYREIAGELGISQGSLGPERSRCLGCLRRLLVQEVAAREARG, from the coding sequence ATGAGGTACGACATGGTCGCCGCGCTGCGCCCGCTGCTCGCCGCCGAGGCCACCGCGGAGGCGCACGCCACCGGGGCCGAACCGGCGGACCTGGAACAGGCCGTCTGGCTCCGCCTCCTGGAACATCTCGACACGGACGGACCACCGCTCGACCCGCCGGCCTGGCTGCGCAGGGCCGTCCGCTCCGAGGCGCGCCGCACCCTCCGCACCGCCCGGCTTGAACGGCCGTACGACACCGAACCGGCCGACGAGCCCGACCGCGGACCGGAGCACCTCGCGCTCGCCGCCGCCCGCGGCCGTGCCCTGCGCGAGGCCGTACGCCGGCTCCCCGGCCGCTGTCCCCGTCTGATGGAGGCTCTGCTGTCGCCCCAGGACCTCACCTACCGGGAGATAGCGGGGGAGTTGGGTATCTCACAGGGCAGTCTGGGACCGGAACGTTCCAGATGTCTGGGATGTCTGCGTCGTTTGCTTGTACAGGAGGTTGCGGCCCGCGAAGCGCGGGGATAG
- a CDS encoding GNAT family N-acetyltransferase yields the protein MGMSVTISVATEQDVEQIFRLQYLCFQSEAALYGNYRIDPLVQTFDSVRQEVASDCVYVARLGDEVVGSVRGSVTEDGAAAIGKLCVHPRLQGHGIGARLLRAAESALAEERGATRFRLHTGHRSEGNLRLYRRVGYETVGTAKGADGVPMIVLEKPAGAYAQTA from the coding sequence ATGGGCATGAGCGTGACCATCTCGGTGGCGACCGAGCAGGATGTCGAGCAGATCTTCAGGCTTCAGTACCTGTGCTTCCAGAGCGAGGCCGCACTGTACGGCAACTACCGCATCGACCCGCTCGTCCAGACCTTCGACTCCGTCCGCCAGGAGGTCGCTTCGGACTGCGTCTACGTGGCCCGGCTGGGCGACGAGGTGGTCGGCTCGGTCCGCGGCTCCGTCACCGAGGACGGCGCGGCCGCCATCGGCAAGCTCTGCGTCCACCCGCGCCTCCAGGGCCACGGCATCGGCGCGAGGCTGCTCCGCGCGGCCGAGTCGGCGCTGGCCGAGGAGCGCGGCGCCACCCGGTTCCGCCTCCACACGGGCCACCGCAGCGAGGGCAACCTGCGTCTGTATCGCCGGGTGGGTTACGAGACGGTGGGCACGGCGAAGGGCGCGGACGGAGTACCGATGATCGTCCTGGAGAAGCCGGCGGGGGCGTACGCGCAGACGGCGTGA